The following are encoded in a window of Pseudomonas sp. St316 genomic DNA:
- the msrQ gene encoding protein-methionine-sulfoxide reductase heme-binding subunit MsrQ, translating into MRFPVWRVGVFIATAVWPLLWLYQALMNSLGPDPGKVLVDRLGLGTLILLLITLSMTPLQKLTGWAGWIAVRRQLGLGCFTYVVLHLSGYAAFILGFDWSQLGVELSKRPYIIVGVLGFLGLLALAVTSNRYSQRRLGVRWKKLHRLVYLILGLGLLHMLWIVRADLKEWAIYAFIGAVLLMLRVPPITRRIPRLLGRKVPSATKA; encoded by the coding sequence ATGCGTTTTCCAGTCTGGCGAGTCGGCGTCTTCATCGCAACGGCGGTCTGGCCCTTGTTATGGCTTTACCAGGCCCTGATGAACTCGCTGGGTCCTGACCCGGGCAAGGTGCTGGTGGATCGGCTCGGGTTGGGCACGTTGATCCTGTTGTTGATCACCTTGAGCATGACGCCGCTGCAAAAGCTGACGGGATGGGCGGGGTGGATTGCGGTCAGACGGCAGTTGGGGCTGGGGTGCTTTACTTATGTGGTGCTGCATTTGAGTGGGTATGCGGCGTTCATATTAGGGTTCGACTGGTCGCAGTTGGGCGTCGAGTTGAGCAAGCGGCCTTATATTATTGTCGGGGTGCTTGGGTTTCTCGGCCTGCTGGCGCTGGCGGTCACATCCAATCGCTACAGTCAGCGGCGGCTTGGCGTGCGTTGGAAGAAATTGCATCGCCTGGTTTATCTGATCCTGGGGCTTGGGTTGTTGCATATGCTGTGGATCGTGCGGGCAGATCTGAAGGAGTGGGCGATATACGCCTTTATAGGCGCTGTACTGTTGATGCTGAGAGTCCCGCCGATTACGCGCCGGATCCCGCGTTTGCTGGGAAGGAAAGTCCCTTCTGCAACAAAAGCGTAA
- the pssA gene encoding CDP-diacylglycerol--serine O-phosphatidyltransferase: MSERPDEPNQAPDAESLLPIDEHVEEGHDAEGRKVRHRGIYLLPNLFTTANLFAGFYSIINSMSAQAALSAGDSAGASRYFAFAAIAIFVAMVLDGLDGRVARMTNTQSAFGAEYDSLSDMVAFGVAPALLAFGWALGDMGKVGWMVAFIYVAGAALRLARFNTQVGKADKRYFIGLASPAAAGVVAGVVWAFSDYGIQGSKMSFLVALLVAAAGMLMVSNIKYNSFKELDLKGRVPFVAILAVVLVFAVVFSDPPRILLLVFLGYAASGPVQYLLRLRRR; the protein is encoded by the coding sequence ATGAGCGAACGTCCCGACGAGCCAAACCAGGCTCCTGACGCCGAAAGCCTGTTGCCCATCGATGAGCACGTCGAAGAAGGCCATGACGCTGAAGGCCGTAAGGTCCGGCATCGTGGCATCTATCTGTTGCCGAACCTGTTCACCACCGCGAACCTGTTCGCCGGTTTCTATTCCATCATCAACTCCATGAGTGCCCAGGCTGCCTTGAGCGCTGGCGATAGCGCAGGGGCGAGCCGTTACTTCGCGTTCGCCGCCATTGCGATCTTCGTCGCCATGGTGCTCGATGGTCTTGATGGGCGCGTGGCTCGCATGACCAATACCCAGAGTGCGTTTGGCGCCGAGTATGATTCACTGTCCGACATGGTCGCCTTTGGTGTGGCTCCCGCCTTGCTGGCGTTCGGCTGGGCGCTGGGGGATATGGGCAAGGTCGGCTGGATGGTTGCCTTTATCTATGTGGCGGGGGCGGCGTTGCGCCTGGCTCGTTTCAACACCCAGGTGGGCAAGGCCGACAAACGTTACTTCATCGGCCTGGCCAGTCCGGCCGCGGCGGGTGTCGTGGCAGGTGTTGTCTGGGCATTCAGCGACTATGGCATCCAGGGGTCGAAAATGTCGTTCCTGGTGGCATTGCTGGTTGCGGCGGCCGGGATGTTGATGGTCAGCAACATCAAGTACAACAGCTTCAAGGAGCTCGACCTGAAGGGCCGTGTGCCGTTCGTGGCGATTCTGGCGGTGGTGCTGGTGTTCGCAGTGGTGTTCAGTGATCCACCACGTATCCTGTTGTTGGTGTTCCTGGGCTATGCCGCTTCCGGGCCGGTGCAATACTTGTTGCGTCTTCGCCGACGCTAA
- the msrP gene encoding protein-methionine-sulfoxide reductase catalytic subunit MsrP gives MLIKIPKSSDCRESDVTPESLYLSRRQMLGATLAGLAVSSLPQWASAADAARYADVEPGKAPSWFAEKLPSVQWGAVTVKNELITPFKDATHYNNFYEFGTDKGDPAANAGSLKTEPWSVVVDGEVGKPGRYGLEDFMKPYQLEERIYRLRCVEAWSMVIPWIGFPISALLKQVEPTSKAKYIRFETLQDPKVMPGQRSGFALIDWPYVEGLRLDEAMNPLAILAVGMYGRELPNQNGAPLRLVVPWKYGFKSVKSIVRISLVSEQPKTTWQSIASDEYGFYANVNPTVDHPRWTQAHERRLPSGLFSPNVRDTLMFNGYQDEVASLYAGMDLRKDY, from the coding sequence ATGCTAATCAAGATCCCCAAGTCGTCCGACTGCCGTGAATCGGACGTCACGCCCGAATCCCTCTATCTATCCCGTCGGCAAATGCTCGGCGCAACCCTGGCTGGCCTCGCCGTCAGCAGCTTGCCTCAATGGGCCAGTGCTGCCGATGCGGCGCGTTATGCCGATGTCGAGCCCGGTAAGGCGCCGTCCTGGTTTGCCGAGAAGCTGCCTTCAGTCCAATGGGGCGCGGTCACGGTCAAGAATGAGCTCATCACACCGTTCAAGGACGCAACCCATTACAACAACTTCTATGAGTTCGGAACCGACAAGGGAGACCCGGCAGCCAATGCCGGGTCCTTGAAGACCGAGCCCTGGAGTGTGGTAGTGGACGGGGAGGTGGGCAAGCCGGGACGCTACGGCTTGGAAGACTTCATGAAGCCTTATCAACTGGAAGAGCGTATTTATCGATTGCGCTGTGTCGAGGCCTGGTCGATGGTCATTCCGTGGATCGGCTTCCCCATTTCCGCGCTGCTCAAGCAGGTCGAGCCGACCTCCAAGGCCAAGTACATCCGCTTCGAAACCCTGCAGGATCCCAAGGTCATGCCGGGGCAACGTTCCGGTTTCGCCTTGATCGACTGGCCATATGTCGAAGGCTTGCGATTGGATGAGGCCATGAACCCGTTGGCCATCCTGGCGGTGGGAATGTATGGACGGGAGTTGCCGAACCAGAACGGCGCGCCGCTGCGGTTGGTGGTCCCATGGAAGTATGGTTTCAAAAGTGTGAAGTCCATCGTGCGTATCAGTCTGGTGAGTGAGCAGCCGAAGACGACTTGGCAAAGCATTGCGTCTGACGAGTACGGTTTTTATGCCAACGTCAATCCGACGGTCGATCATCCGCGCTGGACCCAGGCGCATGAGCGTCGTTTACCCAGCGGGCTGTTCAGTCCCAATGTTCGCGATACGTTGATGTTCAACGGCTATCAGGATGAAGTCGCTTCTTTATATGCAGGGATGGACCTGAGGAAGGACTACTGA